From the Lacipirellulaceae bacterium genome, the window TCATGAATCTGCGTCCGTTCTTGAGTCGGCCAATGGGCTAAGACTGGTTCCAGGAGATCGCATCACGTTCAATCAGCCGCCCTACATGGAGACTCGAATCAAACGAGGTGAGCGAGGAAAAGTGGTTAGTGTTGATGAGCAATCAGGCTTTATTCGTGTTGCCTTTGATGAACACAAAATGCTCATCAAGGAAGAAGCGATGCAGCTTGAAGCCAAGCGGCTTGACCTCGCTCGTGCTCATGCCTTAACTCAAGCACAAGCAAAGCAATCCGCAAGTAACGTCGAAGAAATCTACAACTACCAAACCTCTCAAGATCGACCAATAACGCAAGGCTTTGACACTCAGCAATACGCTCAAAGCGGTGGCACTCACTACACTTGCAATAACGCCAGTAGCTGGCAGCCCTTCTCTGTTCAAACATCTACTTGGGCGGATGATTACACAAAGCAGTACAATTACTTGTATCAAGGAGCGGGCTCAAACCACTTGCAGCAGCAGATGTATAACTCAAACCAGCAGTTTAATACCTTCACACAGCAATCAACGCAAACCCAGTACCAAGCGATAACGCAAACCAACGCTTGGGGCCAAGCGTACTAAAAGGTGCATAATGAGCAACTACCTGTTGAACCACGCAAGGCTTGGCAATCCGCACTTCTGGCATCACTACACGGGTGTCTCGCTTAAGTCAGCGATCACTATCGCGAAGACTTTCCCAACGTATTGGTTACATCAGCATAGTCACTCTACGAATAACCTGCATTTTCAGTACGATGAAATCGCTGCTGCCTGGGACGCGCTTAGCTGGGCCTTCGATAACGAAGAGCTGAAACGTATTTGCGAGGGAATATCGAAAGCTAAATCAGTACTAATTGACCTGGAGAAATACTTAGAACGAATTGATCGCGGGGCTGCCGATAGCCAAGACGCTCACAATGACTACGTTCATGCACTCCACAAGGCTCAAGACTCATGGGTAGAGACGTTCAATGCAGAACAACGCCGCTGGGTCGAGGAGAACAAGTGGGAGCTAGTTTACAAAGTACCGGGTAGTGAATGGTTTCCTTTCGTAAACAATGGGGCTTCAGTAACGAGTGGCGCCCCCCTAGTAAGCCAGAACTCACTAATGCAAATCTATGGCATTAGAGGTGACGCTACACTTGACCATTTACGCTTCGGCGCGCTGCTTCTCCCTTATGAGGAGGCTCGGAAAGCGCATTTTTGCATTGTCGGAATGCCGAGGAGTGGGAAAACCGTAACGATTCGACTTTTGATTGAAAGTCTTGGGACACATAGAAAGAAAGAGCAGCAGAAAGTCAGGTTCGTCACCTACGACCGAAAGGGCGAGCTTTATCCGATACTCCAAGGAGTTCCAAGACATCCGGCATACAAAGATCGTCCCCCAGGCACCTTCTTGCTCAATCCCTTCGACAAAAGAGGCGTTGCCTGGGACATTGCAGCCGATGCTAATTCGCTACACTTTGCGCGCGAAATAGCAAAGATTCTTATCCCGTCAACAGGCCACGAGAAGCCTTACTTTGTCAACGCTCCACGAGAGTTACTCGCAGCGGCCATCATGTCGCTTAGAGAAGTGAGAGGAAAACTCTGGACGTTGATGGACCTCCTTATCGCGTGCAAGCCAGCAAACCTCCAAGCGGTGCTCTCAAAAAGTCCTACTGGTCGAGACGCCATTGAAAGCTATCTTCGCTCACCGCACGGTTCCTCAGCCGACATCCTTTCCACGCTTGCAACCTACCTTGCTCCGCTTCAGCCAATTGCAGCAGCATGGGATAAGACCTCAGCCATGCTCAGTATTCGCGACTGGGCTGCTAAGAGTTCAGACAGCATTGTGCTTTCAGATAGCGAGAAGCACTCGCTTGCAATGCGATCGATCAACCAGGTACTGATTCAGTTAATAAGCGAGTGCTTGCTTGACTCCCAAGTCGAAAAGCCTCGCGAAACCTTCCTGATACTCGACGAGTTGCAAAACATTGGCCGCATTCCATCACTTCCCGTACTCCTCAGCACAGGTGCAAGCCTTGGCGTCACAGTAGTCCTTGGACTACACGACTTAACAGCACTCAACAACGTCT encodes:
- a CDS encoding type IV secretion system DNA-binding domain-containing protein, with the protein product MSNYLLNHARLGNPHFWHHYTGVSLKSAITIAKTFPTYWLHQHSHSTNNLHFQYDEIAAAWDALSWAFDNEELKRICEGISKAKSVLIDLEKYLERIDRGAADSQDAHNDYVHALHKAQDSWVETFNAEQRRWVEENKWELVYKVPGSEWFPFVNNGASVTSGAPLVSQNSLMQIYGIRGDATLDHLRFGALLLPYEEARKAHFCIVGMPRSGKTVTIRLLIESLGTHRKKEQQKVRFVTYDRKGELYPILQGVPRHPAYKDRPPGTFLLNPFDKRGVAWDIAADANSLHFAREIAKILIPSTGHEKPYFVNAPRELLAAAIMSLREVRGKLWTLMDLLIACKPANLQAVLSKSPTGRDAIESYLRSPHGSSADILSTLATYLAPLQPIAAAWDKTSAMLSIRDWAAKSSDSIVLSDSEKHSLAMRSINQVLIQLISECLLDSQVEKPRETFLILDELQNIGRIPSLPVLLSTGASLGVTVVLGLHDLTALNNVYGEDTEGLLGMCGHFAFLRVNASKTASWASDQFGQLELRSLRTTRTTNPGLKETDSSREGKSVSVHEESKPAVSADEIRGLPLASTENGLHGFFKSYLHPPYRADLPGKVLFTHADPATDTSISLFHRMQLVKRPEVGNLNVAQLRLRDSMLETFIPRPESDLQPREYFLPLEANSEIAGLAPHQENVADGDYQRDIFMDVTNDYLSSIPIARWHTSYQYMKKIGPESYDLVAFPQAFSPRFCRFAIVPEDANSLPGIKPLETAFPHKSDNGGSGTMDRESEDATSGERGGESSIVGSSDQKTKENPDTGPSNRKSVAADLFGIKRPPR